Proteins encoded in a region of the Haloglomus salinum genome:
- a CDS encoding zf-TFIIB domain-containing protein, which translates to MTTRQGLSCLSCGESMAQRDEHGVTIDYCPSCGGVWLDPGELEALTESHGGHHRHRHHHSDHDDEFEDEFEEEYEEEGEEAEDEGILGTIASALGGDEEEEGEFEEEGGFEEEGGFEEGGEEEF; encoded by the coding sequence ATGACGACACGCCAGGGGTTATCCTGCCTGTCCTGTGGGGAATCGATGGCACAGCGCGACGAACACGGCGTGACGATCGACTACTGTCCGAGCTGTGGTGGCGTCTGGCTCGACCCCGGTGAGCTGGAGGCACTGACCGAGAGCCACGGCGGGCACCACCGCCACCGCCACCACCACTCGGACCACGACGACGAGTTCGAGGACGAGTTCGAGGAGGAGTACGAAGAGGAGGGGGAGGAAGCGGAGGACGAGGGCATCCTCGGTACCATCGCCAGCGCACTCGGCGGCGACGAGGAGGAAGAGGGCGAGTTCGAGGAGGAAGGCGGCTTCGAAGAAGAGGGAGGGTTCGAGGAAGGGGGCGAAGAGGAGTTCTGA
- a CDS encoding DUF7504 family protein, which translates to MAQGWHAARAPTADEPTPEPVQGDVAHAANVLLLSPSMGERAGAPCGGLLCETAAPEGVVLVSLASSPDARLAAWRERATTSPPERVAVLAPGVADGETERLPVPGSDASATVERIGPAPDLVGLWMAISDRLDTWGDGRVVVCLDSLTVLLQFAEPRRTLRFCKTMADRIRVGGHAGHYHLDPSAVGDRAVAAFSRLVDDVAAHPAVDSR; encoded by the coding sequence ATGGCACAGGGCTGGCACGCCGCACGCGCCCCGACCGCCGACGAGCCGACTCCGGAGCCTGTCCAGGGCGACGTGGCACACGCGGCGAACGTCCTGCTCCTGAGCCCGTCGATGGGCGAGCGGGCGGGCGCACCATGCGGTGGCCTGCTATGCGAGACGGCGGCACCCGAAGGGGTCGTCCTCGTGAGCCTCGCGAGCAGCCCCGATGCACGCCTCGCGGCGTGGCGCGAGCGGGCGACCACGTCCCCGCCCGAGCGCGTGGCGGTCCTCGCGCCCGGCGTCGCGGACGGTGAGACCGAGCGGCTCCCGGTTCCGGGGAGCGACGCGAGCGCGACCGTCGAGCGGATCGGGCCGGCGCCCGATCTGGTCGGCCTCTGGATGGCCATCAGCGACCGACTCGACACGTGGGGCGACGGCCGCGTCGTCGTCTGCCTGGACTCGCTGACGGTCCTGCTGCAGTTCGCCGAACCACGGCGGACGCTCCGGTTCTGCAAGACGATGGCCGACCGAATCCGGGTCGGCGGCCACGCCGGTCACTACCACCTCGATCCGAGCGCGGTCGGTGACCGCGCCGTGGCAGCGTTCTCGAGGCTGGTCGACGACGTCGCGGCACACCCGGCCGTCGACAGCCGGTGA
- a CDS encoding group I intron-associated PD-(D/E)XK endonuclease, with translation MSDETNRFNRLDEPQKRGQASEAIIKAELVVRDVPVLVPEYDNEPYDLAIEVDGEFYRLQCKTAYGGPDTVQFETVSTRRTASGYERRAYHGDSDLFAVYNPVVDDVYLVPVEDAAAGKMEIRLTPPANNQSVGINWHEEYLIDARLDNL, from the coding sequence ATGTCCGATGAGACTAATCGATTCAACCGGCTTGATGAACCGCAGAAACGCGGGCAAGCATCTGAGGCGATAATCAAGGCGGAACTGGTGGTGAGAGACGTTCCGGTCCTGGTCCCTGAATACGATAACGAGCCATACGACCTCGCAATTGAGGTGGATGGGGAGTTCTACCGACTCCAGTGCAAGACGGCCTACGGTGGTCCGGATACAGTCCAATTCGAGACGGTGAGTACCCGAAGGACCGCTAGCGGGTACGAACGCCGCGCATACCACGGGGATTCTGATTTATTCGCGGTATACAACCCGGTCGTCGACGACGTATATCTGGTTCCAGTCGAAGACGCAGCCGCGGGGAAGATGGAAATCCGTCTGACACCTCCTGCGAACAATCAATCGGTCGGAATCAATTGGCACGAGGAGTATCTAATCGATGCAAGATTGGACAACCTGTAG
- the cca gene encoding CCA tRNA nucleotidyltransferase, whose product MSDDAAGSDDPFERVVARVRERVVPDDDERAEMEAAAAEVVDRAAAAVAELDVEADVVRVGSTARGTWLSGDRDLDVFVRFPPALDRAALERYGLEVGHAVLPDGHEEYAEHPYVKGEVDGFDVDLVPCYRLDDATDIRSAVDRTPFHTEYLRERLDDDLAADVVVAKAFLKGIGAYGSDLRTQGFSGYLTELLVLAYGGFRGLCEAAADDWHPPVEFDPENHGRVSFDDPLVVIDPTDPERNVAAVCSAAAVGRLIHYARDLLTDPRESLFEPRAPAPIDAAAVRDAVADRGTHPVAVRFRAPDVVEDQLYPQLDRSLAGFRGELERRGFEPVRADRFAQADGDVGAGEAPTAALLVECAVAELPAVERHEGPPVAVRQHAEGFYGKYADDEGVYGPFLDGDRYVVERPRDVRTPAGLAETELFDCSLGPHVESSLEDGYDVLAGAAVAELAEPFGTELAAYFDPVP is encoded by the coding sequence ATGAGCGACGACGCTGCCGGCAGCGACGACCCGTTCGAGCGGGTCGTGGCCCGCGTCCGCGAGCGGGTGGTGCCCGACGACGACGAGCGGGCCGAGATGGAGGCCGCCGCGGCCGAGGTCGTCGACCGGGCCGCGGCGGCCGTCGCGGAGCTGGACGTCGAGGCGGACGTGGTCCGGGTCGGCTCCACGGCACGGGGGACGTGGCTCTCGGGCGACCGCGACCTCGACGTGTTCGTCCGGTTCCCGCCGGCCCTCGACCGCGCCGCCCTCGAACGCTACGGACTGGAGGTCGGCCACGCCGTCCTGCCCGACGGCCACGAGGAGTACGCGGAACACCCGTACGTGAAGGGCGAGGTCGACGGCTTCGACGTGGACCTGGTCCCGTGCTACCGGCTGGACGACGCCACCGACATCCGGTCGGCCGTCGACCGGACGCCGTTCCACACGGAGTACCTCCGCGAGCGGCTGGACGACGACCTCGCGGCCGATGTCGTCGTCGCGAAGGCGTTCCTGAAGGGGATCGGCGCGTACGGCTCCGACCTCCGGACGCAGGGGTTCTCGGGCTACCTCACGGAACTGCTCGTACTGGCGTACGGCGGCTTCCGGGGACTCTGCGAGGCGGCAGCCGACGACTGGCACCCGCCCGTCGAGTTCGACCCCGAGAACCACGGCCGCGTCTCCTTCGATGACCCGCTCGTCGTCATCGACCCGACGGACCCCGAGCGGAACGTGGCCGCCGTCTGCTCGGCCGCGGCGGTCGGGCGGCTCATCCACTACGCCCGCGACCTCCTCACGGACCCGCGCGAGTCGCTGTTCGAACCCCGGGCGCCCGCGCCCATCGACGCCGCGGCGGTCCGGGACGCCGTCGCCGACCGCGGCACGCATCCGGTCGCGGTCCGGTTCCGTGCGCCGGACGTGGTCGAGGACCAGCTCTACCCGCAGCTGGACCGCTCGCTGGCCGGCTTCCGGGGCGAGCTGGAACGGCGCGGCTTCGAGCCCGTCCGCGCCGACCGGTTCGCGCAGGCCGACGGGGATGTCGGGGCCGGAGAGGCGCCGACCGCCGCACTGCTCGTGGAGTGCGCCGTGGCCGAGTTGCCGGCGGTCGAGCGTCACGAGGGTCCGCCCGTGGCCGTCCGCCAGCACGCCGAGGGGTTCTACGGGAAGTACGCCGACGACGAGGGCGTGTACGGGCCGTTCCTCGACGGCGACCGCTACGTCGTCGAGCGCCCGCGCGACGTGCGGACACCCGCGGGACTGGCCGAGACGGAGCTGTTCGACTGCTCGCTCGGGCCACACGTCGAGTCGTCACTGGAGGACGGGTACGACGTACTGGCCGGGGCGGCCGTCGCGGAGCTGGCCGAGCCGTTCGGGACGGAGCTGGCGGCGTACTTCGACCCCGTACCGTAG
- a CDS encoding universal stress protein → MYDHICLPSDGSAHATNAAEHALALARAFDATVHVLGVADIDRAAGLFDAGGVDAEFVERVEQEAEDAVERTASLAASEAHVETATVRGDPGEAIVDYIDEQGLDAVVMGTHGRRGLRRFIAGSVTEHVVRVAEVPVFTVRRPDDTDEGDESTGAAGDLPAYERVLVPTDGSDTADRAVDHALAIAEAFDGELHALSVVDVGAVASSSDIVPSDRVIESLTERGERAVGSVADRAEDRGVEHATEVVQDFPGSGILGYVRDEGIDIVVMGTHGRTGLGRALLGSTAERVIRRSDVPVCAVPAEGRKEALEEEEAEDGLL, encoded by the coding sequence ATGTACGACCATATCTGCCTCCCGTCGGACGGGAGCGCCCACGCCACGAACGCGGCCGAGCACGCGCTGGCCCTCGCGCGGGCCTTCGACGCCACCGTCCACGTTCTCGGTGTCGCCGATATCGACCGTGCGGCCGGGCTGTTCGATGCGGGCGGCGTGGATGCCGAGTTCGTCGAGCGTGTCGAACAGGAGGCCGAGGACGCTGTCGAGCGGACGGCCTCGCTGGCGGCGAGCGAGGCCCACGTCGAGACGGCCACTGTCCGGGGAGACCCGGGCGAGGCCATCGTCGACTACATCGACGAGCAGGGGCTCGACGCCGTCGTCATGGGGACCCACGGTCGGCGGGGACTCCGTCGGTTCATCGCCGGGAGCGTCACCGAACACGTCGTCCGGGTGGCCGAGGTCCCCGTGTTCACCGTCCGGCGGCCGGACGACACCGACGAGGGCGACGAGTCGACCGGCGCGGCCGGCGACCTCCCGGCGTACGAACGGGTGCTGGTGCCGACCGACGGCAGCGACACGGCCGACCGCGCGGTGGACCACGCGCTCGCCATCGCCGAGGCGTTCGACGGGGAGCTCCACGCGCTCAGCGTGGTGGACGTGGGAGCCGTCGCGTCGAGTTCCGACATCGTTCCCTCGGACAGGGTCATCGAATCGCTGACAGAGCGCGGCGAGCGCGCCGTGGGGTCGGTAGCCGACCGGGCCGAGGACCGGGGCGTCGAGCACGCCACCGAGGTCGTCCAGGACTTCCCCGGGAGCGGCATCCTCGGCTACGTCCGCGACGAGGGGATTGACATCGTCGTGATGGGCACGCACGGCCGGACCGGCCTCGGCCGGGCGCTGCTCGGGAGCACCGCCGAGCGGGTCATCCGCCGCTCGGATGTGCCGGTCTGTGCGGTTCCCGCCGAGGGGCGCAAGGAGGCGCTGGAGGAGGAAGAGGCGGAGGACGGGCTGCTGTGA
- the thpR gene encoding RNA 2',3'-cyclic phosphodiesterase, which yields MSAKRLFVSVDLDGLTDAVREAQAPFRDQPGIAPTDPEQVHVTLKFLGDTDPDRLDELREALPTAVADAGVGAFTADIGGYGVFPSLDYISVVWLGVRRGSGELTALHEAIEARTTDLGFDPEDHEFTPHATIARMRDARRKEHVQEVVRERTPDIGTQRIEEVRLTESLLTDEGPVYETLAAVSL from the coding sequence GTGAGCGCGAAACGGCTGTTCGTGAGTGTCGACCTCGACGGCCTGACCGACGCCGTCCGCGAGGCACAGGCGCCGTTCCGTGACCAGCCGGGGATAGCCCCCACGGACCCCGAACAGGTCCACGTGACGCTGAAGTTCCTCGGCGACACAGACCCCGACCGGCTGGACGAGTTGCGCGAGGCACTCCCCACGGCCGTCGCAGACGCCGGCGTTGGGGCCTTCACCGCCGATATCGGTGGCTACGGGGTCTTCCCCTCCCTCGACTACATCAGCGTCGTCTGGCTCGGTGTCCGGCGGGGGAGCGGGGAACTGACCGCGCTCCACGAGGCCATCGAGGCCCGGACGACCGACCTCGGCTTCGACCCGGAGGACCACGAGTTCACCCCCCACGCTACCATCGCCCGGATGCGCGACGCCCGCCGGAAGGAACACGTCCAGGAGGTAGTCCGCGAGCGGACGCCCGATATCGGCACGCAGCGCATCGAGGAGGTTCGTCTCACAGAGAGCCTGCTGACCGACGAGGGGCCCGTCTACGAGACGCTGGCGGCGGTTTCTCTGTAA
- a CDS encoding ZIP family metal transporter — protein MADVTLAALVLVFVAGLITALATGLGAFPFFVLDEVSDRLNVVLWGLASGIMLAASLFGLVREGLAEADRGPQLFSLGTYSGEVAVVVGLLAGVLLVVVAHEVVEGAEVNPRQYEEADFRKLVLILGILTVHSFPEGVAIGVSFADLNIEGMTLLGFTVPLLAVFMTVAISIHNIPEGVAISIPLRTMGVSNWKMVWWAVFSSLPQPIGAVLAFYFVRLARAFLPVGFGFAAGAMIYLVLTEFVPEALEEGAGLPGNGYRELVAGIVVGVAVMVPLAFI, from the coding sequence ATGGCCGACGTGACGCTCGCCGCGCTGGTGCTCGTCTTCGTCGCCGGGCTCATCACGGCTCTTGCGACGGGGCTGGGCGCGTTCCCGTTCTTCGTGCTCGATGAGGTGAGCGACCGGCTCAACGTCGTGCTCTGGGGACTGGCCTCCGGTATCATGCTCGCAGCCTCCCTGTTCGGGCTCGTTCGCGAGGGGCTCGCCGAGGCCGACCGCGGACCCCAGCTATTCTCGCTCGGCACGTACAGCGGTGAGGTCGCGGTCGTGGTGGGCCTGCTCGCGGGTGTCCTCCTCGTCGTCGTGGCCCACGAGGTCGTCGAGGGTGCCGAGGTGAACCCGCGCCAGTACGAGGAGGCCGACTTCCGGAAACTGGTGCTCATCCTGGGTATCCTTACGGTCCACTCGTTCCCGGAGGGGGTCGCTATCGGCGTCTCCTTCGCCGACCTCAACATCGAGGGGATGACCCTGCTCGGCTTCACCGTCCCGCTGCTCGCGGTGTTCATGACCGTCGCTATCTCCATCCACAACATCCCGGAGGGCGTGGCCATCTCCATCCCGCTGCGGACGATGGGCGTCTCGAACTGGAAGATGGTCTGGTGGGCGGTGTTCTCCTCGCTTCCCCAGCCTATCGGCGCGGTGCTGGCGTTCTACTTCGTCCGCCTCGCCCGGGCGTTCCTGCCGGTCGGCTTCGGCTTCGCCGCCGGCGCGATGATCTACCTCGTTCTGACGGAGTTCGTCCCGGAGGCGCTGGAGGAGGGCGCCGGGTTACCGGGTAACGGCTACCGGGAACTCGTCGCCGGAATCGTCGTCGGGGTCGCGGTGATGGTGCCGCTCGCGTTCATCTGA
- a CDS encoding DUF6663 family protein, with translation MTEPSVPDAPDDPAEAAGRRPETTTEREDPDEPLLDGPYRVLESTRDREEWLFIDPAGDPTYVPHEGHGALDERVRGLRPGYRVDAEFDWTGDDPVVESLDVLERSLFAFVADADPVFEAAQSCWETARRDGQAMNSRVTYTTDGDPAGVVYTFADQPGQRDLFAEFRDGVKPLDPLVDRLAQGEDPPFEAFVLDPDDPYVVVYIVVEKGGMVAETVRDTYDLTRPAEPLFEDATNANAPTEHTPEPTTPDSDTDADAGEDVS, from the coding sequence GTGACGGAACCGAGCGTACCGGACGCGCCCGACGACCCCGCAGAGGCGGCCGGGAGGCGCCCGGAGACGACGACCGAACGGGAGGACCCGGACGAGCCCCTGCTCGACGGGCCGTACCGGGTCCTCGAGAGCACGCGCGACCGCGAGGAGTGGCTGTTCATCGACCCAGCCGGCGACCCGACGTACGTGCCCCACGAGGGCCACGGCGCCCTCGACGAGCGGGTCCGCGGTCTCCGCCCGGGCTACCGCGTCGACGCCGAGTTCGACTGGACCGGCGACGACCCCGTCGTCGAGTCGCTCGACGTGCTGGAGCGCTCCCTGTTCGCGTTCGTGGCCGACGCCGACCCCGTGTTCGAGGCCGCACAGTCCTGCTGGGAGACCGCCCGCCGCGACGGACAGGCGATGAACTCCCGGGTGACCTACACCACCGACGGCGACCCCGCCGGCGTCGTCTACACGTTCGCCGACCAGCCCGGACAGCGGGACCTGTTCGCCGAGTTCCGCGACGGCGTGAAGCCACTGGACCCGCTGGTCGACCGCCTCGCACAGGGCGAGGACCCGCCGTTCGAGGCGTTCGTCCTCGACCCCGACGACCCGTACGTCGTCGTCTACATCGTCGTCGAGAAGGGCGGCATGGTCGCGGAGACGGTCCGGGACACGTACGACCTGACGCGTCCTGCCGAACCGCTGTTCGAGGACGCGACGAACGCGAACGCGCCGACGGAGCACACACCCGAACCGACGACGCCGGATTCCGACACCGACGCGGACGCCGGCGAGGACGTGTCTTAA
- a CDS encoding 2'-5' RNA ligase family protein produces the protein MPAYSLNVPVPSEVARLAAGLATECLTAEPREHHTMVLKRLGEAEDYRRLIGQVRDLLDGTGPIPARVEGVDTFEAPPSGAAPVAYLDVHSPGLMNVHEACCDIVDPFGQVLEGDEYEPHVTIARGGDAGQLRGREAGPIEWDIERIDVWDAYHENVVESISLT, from the coding sequence GTGCCCGCGTACAGCCTCAACGTCCCGGTTCCCTCCGAGGTCGCCCGGCTCGCGGCCGGGCTCGCGACCGAGTGTCTGACCGCCGAGCCCCGTGAACACCACACGATGGTGCTGAAGCGCCTCGGCGAGGCCGAGGACTACCGCCGGCTCATCGGCCAGGTCCGGGACCTGCTGGACGGGACGGGGCCGATTCCGGCCCGGGTCGAGGGCGTCGACACGTTCGAGGCCCCGCCCAGCGGCGCGGCGCCGGTTGCCTATCTCGATGTCCACTCGCCCGGCCTGATGAACGTCCACGAGGCCTGCTGCGACATCGTCGACCCCTTCGGCCAGGTGCTGGAGGGCGACGAGTACGAACCCCACGTGACCATCGCTCGCGGTGGGGATGCAGGGCAACTGCGCGGACGGGAAGCGGGGCCGATAGAGTGGGATATCGAGCGTATCGACGTGTGGGACGCCTACCACGAGAACGTGGTCGAGAGCATCTCGCTGACGTAG
- a CDS encoding DUF7554 family protein: MLDRADLDVEDLLKIILALVIVYIVVNLLFDLIEFALAPLLGPLTNLIGLVIVVLIVLYFLDYI; encoded by the coding sequence ATGCTCGACAGAGCCGACCTCGACGTGGAGGACTTGCTGAAGATAATCCTCGCGCTGGTCATCGTCTACATCGTCGTCAACCTCCTCTTCGACCTCATCGAGTTCGCGCTCGCCCCCCTCCTCGGGCCGCTCACCAACCTCATCGGACTCGTCATCGTCGTCCTCATCGTCCTCTACTTCCTCGACTACATCTGA
- a CDS encoding DUF7345 domain-containing protein, translating into MTRRDWRAVLAVCALLTASLAAVPAGAVHDTGRQLTVQVHESGAATVTFERSYNLSVPAERDRFDRLANNTTALRERRAAFGQQLRAAAANGTDRTPREMRIENVTVATRTVNGTGVVEFRARWVALAGIYGSQVVVNEPFGTSFDPNGTLVVRGPEGYVREQMSPPPDRALKNSGFWGEGTDLEGFSARFVDPDATTTGEESTPPQPSGFGRLVGASGLALLPALLVLLGAKRRDLLGGDRGGDGSGNDGSGSRDGDG; encoded by the coding sequence ATGACCAGGAGGGACTGGCGCGCAGTGCTGGCCGTGTGCGCGCTCCTGACCGCGAGTCTCGCCGCCGTACCGGCCGGCGCCGTCCACGATACGGGTCGGCAGCTCACCGTGCAGGTCCACGAGAGCGGCGCCGCGACGGTCACGTTCGAGCGCTCGTACAACCTCTCGGTCCCCGCCGAGCGTGACCGGTTCGACCGGCTGGCGAACAACACGACGGCGCTGCGCGAGCGGCGCGCCGCGTTCGGCCAGCAACTGCGCGCCGCCGCCGCCAACGGGACCGACCGGACCCCTCGCGAGATGCGCATCGAGAACGTCACCGTGGCGACCCGGACCGTGAACGGGACGGGTGTCGTCGAGTTCCGGGCGCGCTGGGTCGCCCTCGCCGGCATCTACGGGTCACAGGTCGTCGTCAACGAGCCGTTCGGGACGAGTTTCGACCCGAACGGGACGCTGGTGGTCCGTGGCCCCGAGGGGTACGTCCGCGAGCAGATGAGCCCGCCCCCGGACCGAGCTCTGAAGAACAGCGGGTTCTGGGGCGAAGGAACCGACCTCGAGGGCTTCTCCGCGCGGTTCGTCGACCCCGATGCGACCACCACCGGGGAGGAGTCGACGCCGCCACAGCCCAGCGGCTTCGGACGCCTCGTCGGCGCGAGCGGCCTCGCCCTTCTCCCCGCGCTGCTGGTCCTGCTTGGGGCGAAGCGCCGTGACCTGCTTGGCGGCGACCGCGGTGGCGACGGGAGTGGGAACGACGGGAGCGGCAGCCGCGATGGTGACGGGTAG
- the hjc gene encoding Holliday junction resolvase Hjc, whose translation MANSNAKGDRRERELVNRLDERGFAVMRAPASGSATERELPDVLAGDGEVFYAVEAKSSAGDPIYLDGQEIENLVYFAQNFGAAPKVGVRFDREDWYFFHPADLYVTDGGNYRVKKEVALAEGEDMDELTGHSERTGLDDYADTEDEEDDDEDGTGVRDVLLAFEQGAITLEEATAMLE comes from the coding sequence ATGGCGAACTCGAACGCGAAGGGTGACCGCCGGGAGCGCGAACTCGTCAACCGGCTGGACGAGCGCGGTTTCGCGGTGATGCGGGCCCCCGCCTCGGGCAGCGCGACCGAGCGCGAGCTCCCGGACGTGCTGGCTGGCGACGGCGAGGTCTTCTACGCCGTCGAGGCGAAATCGTCCGCGGGCGACCCCATCTATCTCGACGGGCAGGAGATCGAGAACCTCGTCTACTTCGCGCAGAACTTCGGTGCCGCCCCGAAGGTCGGCGTGCGCTTCGACCGCGAGGACTGGTACTTCTTCCACCCCGCGGACCTCTACGTCACGGACGGCGGGAACTACCGCGTGAAGAAGGAGGTCGCACTCGCCGAGGGCGAGGACATGGACGAGCTGACTGGCCACTCCGAGCGGACCGGACTCGACGACTACGCCGACACCGAGGACGAGGAGGACGACGACGAGGACGGGACGGGCGTCCGCGACGTGCTGCTGGCGTTCGAGCAGGGCGCCATCACGCTGGAGGAGGCCACGGCGATGCTGGAGTGA